In a genomic window of Syntrophorhabdus sp.:
- a CDS encoding MarR family transcriptional regulator — protein sequence MESKEELIRTAIAQLLQVAGKYSRIEQLPIAVDRDTEVTTREAHVIQAIGERGEMNVTNLANRFGITKSAASQMAAKLTGKGFVEKKQALHSGKEFSLSLTELGWRAFRAHETFHGKDLTDLIARLSTFSLSQIATISVMLESIGAVMDERLSRSPEE from the coding sequence ATGGAGTCGAAAGAAGAGCTCATCAGGACGGCCATAGCACAGCTCCTGCAGGTTGCCGGGAAATACTCCCGTATCGAGCAATTGCCCATTGCTGTTGACAGGGATACCGAAGTGACCACCAGGGAGGCGCACGTGATACAGGCCATAGGCGAGCGCGGAGAGATGAATGTCACGAACCTGGCAAACCGTTTCGGCATCACGAAAAGCGCTGCGTCGCAGATGGCGGCAAAACTGACAGGAAAGGGTTTTGTCGAGAAAAAACAAGCTCTCCACAGCGGCAAGGAGTTTTCGTTATCCCTGACGGAATTGGGATGGCGCGCGTTTAGAGCACACGAAACGTTCCATGGCAAGGACCTAACGGACCTCATAGCGCGCCTGAGCACCTTTTCTCTGTCCCAGATAGCGACGATATCGGTCATGCTCGAGTCGATCGGCGCCGTAATGGACGAGCGCCTTTCCCGGTCGCCAGAGGAATAG